A genomic region of Pseudomonas frederiksbergensis contains the following coding sequences:
- a CDS encoding MipA/OmpV family protein → MFRITSAVFAALLCLGGFCATAQATGITGEAGLGMSYQPYEPTGSRYEAVPVPYFDLDWGDVSLSTDEGLTWSALKTNGFSAGPFFNYIPGRNSNGTLRGLRNVSDMGEVGGFVQYSPADFWRIFAFVGQTVGGNRRQDGVLGRVGGEVGYPLGLGIIGSSELTANFANDRQTQTFFGVSEKDSRASGFRPYNASGGLQNVALTQSFEFPLAAQWSVVTSASWIHLTNSAADSSIVKQEGRVNQGQVQAAISYKFD, encoded by the coding sequence ATGTTCAGGATTACCTCTGCTGTATTCGCTGCCTTGCTGTGCCTTGGCGGCTTTTGTGCCACCGCCCAGGCGACCGGAATAACCGGTGAGGCCGGTCTCGGCATGAGCTATCAGCCCTATGAGCCCACGGGTAGTCGTTATGAAGCCGTGCCGGTGCCTTACTTTGATCTGGATTGGGGCGATGTCAGCCTCAGCACCGACGAAGGCCTGACCTGGAGCGCCTTGAAAACCAATGGTTTCAGTGCCGGGCCGTTTTTCAACTACATTCCGGGACGCAACTCCAATGGCACACTGCGGGGCCTGCGCAATGTGTCGGACATGGGGGAGGTCGGTGGCTTCGTCCAGTACAGCCCGGCTGATTTCTGGCGAATTTTCGCTTTCGTCGGCCAGACCGTGGGCGGTAATCGCCGCCAGGACGGCGTGCTCGGTCGTGTGGGTGGGGAAGTCGGTTATCCGCTCGGGCTGGGGATCATTGGCAGCAGCGAACTGACCGCGAATTTTGCCAATGACCGGCAGACTCAGACGTTCTTTGGTGTTTCTGAAAAAGACTCCCGCGCGTCGGGGTTCCGTCCGTACAACGCCAGTGGCGGCTTGCAGAATGTGGCGTTGACCCAGAGCTTCGAGTTCCCGCTGGCAGCACAGTGGTCGGTGGTGACCAGTGCCAGTTGGATTCACCTGACCAATTCCGCGGCGGACAGCAGCATCGTCAAACAAGAGGGCCGCGTGAACCAGGGCCAGGTTCAGGCGGCGATCAGCTACAAGTTTGATTGA
- a CDS encoding GNAT family N-acetyltransferase, producing MITARAYSTIKAIERCAWNDCFPAELEDWDYYRAVEQAGVADFQWRYLALYEGSTLIAAAAAFTTQYSLDTTVQGIGKRITQRLRHWLPGVLDIRLYALGSPVTEQCHAGTASHITEEQRPALLRQLLTLARNDANEAGIGLLAVKDAPSHDQQWIDVCRESGLQTMPGLPSAILPIAFGSLDAYLGTLGKSTRKDLRRKLRAQGPRIEWRRSIDDVLPEMMRLYEATLARSDLEFERLSAEYFTNILEHLDQRAACVLYWVDEQLVAFNLVLLDEHRLVDKFFAHDLEQTREYNLYFRSWLANVDYCIQHKIPLYECGQAGYASKLRLGCKFEGNTLFFHHRNALFNALLKLVKLFVRPDKSDPAMAAAISET from the coding sequence GTGATCACTGCCCGTGCCTACTCAACCATCAAGGCCATCGAACGCTGCGCCTGGAATGACTGCTTCCCCGCGGAATTGGAGGACTGGGATTATTACCGGGCTGTTGAACAGGCAGGGGTCGCCGACTTCCAGTGGCGCTACCTTGCACTCTATGAAGGCAGCACGTTGATTGCCGCGGCGGCGGCGTTTACCACCCAGTACTCGCTCGACACCACGGTGCAGGGCATCGGCAAACGCATCACCCAGCGCTTGCGCCATTGGCTGCCGGGTGTGCTGGATATTCGCTTGTACGCCTTGGGATCGCCAGTGACCGAGCAATGCCACGCAGGCACCGCCAGCCACATCACCGAGGAACAGCGTCCGGCGCTGCTGCGTCAGTTACTGACGTTGGCACGTAACGATGCCAACGAGGCGGGTATCGGCCTGTTGGCGGTCAAGGATGCACCCAGCCACGATCAGCAATGGATTGACGTCTGCCGCGAATCCGGGCTGCAAACCATGCCCGGTTTACCGAGTGCAATACTGCCGATCGCGTTCGGGTCACTCGATGCCTACCTCGGCACGCTGGGCAAATCTACCCGCAAAGATTTACGCCGCAAACTTCGGGCCCAAGGTCCGCGGATCGAGTGGCGTCGTTCGATCGACGATGTGTTGCCAGAAATGATGCGCTTGTATGAAGCCACCCTGGCGCGCAGTGATCTGGAGTTCGAACGCCTGTCAGCCGAGTATTTCACCAACATCCTCGAACACCTCGACCAACGCGCCGCGTGCGTGCTGTATTGGGTGGACGAGCAACTGGTGGCGTTCAACCTGGTGCTGCTGGATGAACATCGACTGGTGGACAAGTTTTTTGCCCACGACCTGGAACAGACGCGCGAGTACAACCTGTACTTCAGAAGCTGGCTGGCCAATGTCGACTACTGTATTCAACACAAAATCCCGCTGTATGAGTGTGGCCAGGCGGGCTATGCCAGTAAGCTGCGGCTCGGCTGCAAGTTCGAAGGCAATACGCTGTTTTTTCACCACCGTAACGCGCTGTTCAACGCCTTGCTCAAACTCGTGAAACTGTTTGTCCGACCGGATAAATCCGACCCTGCCATGGCTGCTGCGATAAGCGAAACCTGA
- a CDS encoding alpha/beta hydrolase, with product MNETEIDLGEGSTGFVLGSGEVAVLLIHGLTGTPTELRRVAIGLAKSGCTVYVPTLAGHCGDNADLQATGWQDWYEGVRKTFVGIRQRHEQVFVGGLSMGAVMSMYVASEHPGQVAGLLMYSTTLRYDGWSINKLAFLTPLLMKIPFGVHVCSFEEKPPYGIKNERLRAIVERQMKDGESSNAGLLTMEGVTVRELHRMNAVVKKRMPSIKTPALVLHSIEDDITSRWNADYVERNLGGPVTKILLDNCYHMITVDLEYRRVVELSTDFVHQLSMKSNEREEYRQLA from the coding sequence ATGAACGAAACAGAGATCGATCTCGGCGAAGGTAGTACCGGTTTCGTTCTCGGCAGTGGCGAGGTCGCGGTGTTGTTGATCCACGGCCTGACCGGCACCCCGACGGAGTTGCGTCGGGTTGCCATCGGCTTGGCCAAATCGGGTTGCACGGTGTACGTGCCAACCCTGGCCGGGCACTGCGGTGACAACGCCGACCTGCAAGCCACTGGCTGGCAGGACTGGTACGAAGGTGTACGCAAGACATTCGTGGGCATCCGCCAGCGGCACGAACAGGTATTCGTCGGCGGTCTGTCCATGGGCGCGGTCATGTCCATGTATGTCGCGTCCGAGCATCCAGGACAGGTCGCCGGCCTGCTGATGTATTCAACCACCCTGCGCTACGACGGCTGGAGCATCAACAAGTTGGCGTTCCTGACGCCTTTGTTGATGAAGATTCCGTTCGGCGTGCACGTCTGCAGCTTCGAAGAGAAGCCACCTTATGGCATCAAGAACGAGCGTCTGCGGGCGATCGTCGAACGTCAGATGAAAGACGGCGAAAGCAGTAATGCCGGGCTGTTGACCATGGAAGGCGTCACCGTGCGCGAATTGCACCGGATGAATGCCGTGGTCAAGAAGCGCATGCCATCGATCAAGACACCGGCCCTGGTGCTGCACTCTATCGAGGACGACATCACCAGCCGTTGGAACGCCGATTACGTCGAACGCAATCTCGGCGGCCCGGTCACCAAGATCCTGCTGGACAACTGCTATCACATGATCACAGTTGACCTGGAATACCGCCGCGTCGTGGAGTTGAGCACGGACTTTGTCCACCAGCTGTCCATGAAGTCGAACGAGCGCGAAGAGTATCGACAGCTGGCGTAG
- a CDS encoding MtnX-like HAD-IB family phosphatase, giving the protein MIDWHIVCDFDGTITRTDVIDSILQRFADPSWEAIEDEWLSGAIGSRECLSRQLSLVKATPNELLGFFDSVEIDADFPDFVDHVVGLGASIEVVSDGIEQGIARILARNYVSLLPILANRLRQVDHNSWRIDFPYSSDACRAASGNCKCKSTPSSKRVLVIGDGQSDMCVASTADFVFAKDRLAEHCERNGIAYARFDSFAELPALLAKLPSGSAANAAAFVLETSSETQELFHHV; this is encoded by the coding sequence ATGATTGATTGGCATATCGTGTGTGATTTCGACGGGACCATCACCCGAACCGACGTGATCGACAGCATTCTCCAACGTTTCGCCGACCCGAGCTGGGAAGCGATCGAAGACGAGTGGCTGAGCGGTGCTATCGGTTCGCGTGAATGCCTCAGCCGCCAGCTTTCGCTGGTCAAGGCAACCCCTAACGAGCTGCTCGGGTTCTTCGACAGCGTCGAAATCGATGCCGACTTCCCGGATTTTGTCGACCACGTAGTCGGCCTGGGCGCCTCCATCGAAGTGGTCAGTGACGGCATCGAGCAAGGCATTGCGCGGATTCTGGCGCGCAACTACGTAAGCCTCCTGCCGATCCTCGCCAACCGCCTGCGTCAGGTCGACCACAACAGCTGGCGCATCGACTTCCCGTATTCGAGCGACGCCTGCCGTGCGGCCTCCGGCAACTGCAAATGCAAATCCACCCCCAGCAGCAAGCGTGTGCTGGTGATCGGCGACGGCCAGTCCGACATGTGCGTGGCGTCCACCGCCGACTTCGTATTTGCCAAGGACCGCCTGGCCGAACACTGCGAACGCAATGGCATCGCCTACGCTCGCTTCGACAGCTTCGCCGAACTTCCGGCCTTGCTGGCCAAACTGCCTTCCGGCAGCGCGGCCAACGCCGCTGCCTTCGTGCTTGAAACCTCTTCTGAAACACAGGAACTCTTCCACCATGTCTGA
- a CDS encoding EamA family transporter, translating to MMERNNTMGWLHGRLGTVVLWILLIGFESSGQIATKVGGDQLGQMDFNLQWLAAVAGNPGVLTAIACYIGAFFVWMLILRRSSLSLAFPLSSLVFVGVLLGSWLGLGEQISLLHWLGVAVIVGGIALLAEGEET from the coding sequence ATGATGGAAAGGAACAACACGATGGGTTGGTTGCACGGACGTCTGGGCACCGTGGTGCTTTGGATACTGCTGATCGGTTTTGAAAGTAGCGGTCAGATCGCTACCAAAGTTGGCGGTGATCAACTGGGGCAGATGGACTTCAACCTCCAATGGCTGGCGGCTGTGGCCGGTAATCCTGGGGTGCTGACGGCCATCGCCTGCTACATCGGGGCATTTTTCGTCTGGATGTTGATACTGCGACGCAGCAGCCTGTCGCTGGCGTTCCCGCTGAGTTCGCTGGTGTTTGTCGGCGTGTTGCTCGGCTCGTGGCTCGGCCTCGGCGAACAGATCAGCCTGCTGCACTGGCTGGGTGTTGCGGTGATCGTGGGCGGGATAGCGTTACTGGCTGAAGGCGAAGAGACGTAG
- a CDS encoding aspartate aminotransferase family protein: MSDIRIATPEDQILLEKEAKYCSYGDTVHYIEPPRIFSRCEGSYVWDTSDQAYLDLQMWYSAVNFGYANPRLNNALKQQIDTLPQIASQYLHKGKIELSEMIAVDAKNKFGLDGRVHFNVGGSQSIEDSLKVVRNASNGKSLMFAFEGGYHGRTLGASSITSSFRYRRRYGHFGERANFIPFPYHFRGPKGMTKEEYGSHCVQQFARLFETEYNGVWDPKTGQCEYAAFYVEPIQGTGGYVIPPMNFYSELKQVLDQHGILMVVDEIQMGFWRTGKLWSIEHFDVKPDVIVFGKALTNGLNPLGGIWAREELINPKVFPPGSTHSTFASNPLGTAVGLEMFKMTSEVDYGAMVMAKGKYFLEGLQELQKRFPIIGDVDGLGLALRCEICTTDGFTPDKATLDYMVEEGMKGDMVVDGQKLGLILDVGGYYKNVITLAPSLEISYAEIDLGLKLLEQLLNRAMKR; this comes from the coding sequence ATGTCTGATATCCGAATTGCTACCCCAGAAGACCAGATCCTTCTGGAAAAAGAAGCCAAGTATTGCTCCTACGGCGACACCGTTCACTACATCGAACCACCGCGCATTTTCAGCCGTTGCGAAGGCTCGTACGTGTGGGACACCAGTGACCAGGCCTACCTTGACCTGCAAATGTGGTACTCGGCGGTCAACTTCGGTTACGCCAACCCGCGCCTGAACAACGCCCTGAAACAACAGATCGACACCCTGCCGCAAATCGCCAGCCAGTACCTGCACAAAGGCAAGATCGAGCTGTCGGAAATGATCGCGGTCGACGCCAAGAACAAATTCGGCCTCGACGGTCGCGTGCACTTCAACGTCGGCGGTTCGCAGTCGATCGAAGACTCGTTGAAAGTCGTCCGTAACGCCAGCAACGGCAAGAGCCTGATGTTCGCCTTCGAAGGCGGCTACCACGGCCGTACTCTGGGTGCATCGTCAATCACCTCGAGCTTCCGCTACCGTCGCCGCTACGGCCACTTTGGTGAGCGCGCCAACTTCATCCCGTTCCCGTACCACTTCCGCGGCCCGAAAGGCATGACCAAGGAAGAATACGGCAGCCACTGCGTGCAGCAGTTCGCCCGTCTGTTCGAAACCGAATACAACGGCGTCTGGGACCCGAAAACCGGCCAGTGTGAATACGCGGCCTTCTACGTCGAGCCGATCCAGGGCACCGGCGGCTACGTCATTCCGCCAATGAACTTCTACAGCGAACTCAAGCAAGTGCTGGATCAGCACGGCATCCTGATGGTCGTCGACGAAATCCAGATGGGTTTCTGGCGTACCGGCAAGCTGTGGTCGATCGAACACTTCGACGTCAAACCGGACGTGATCGTCTTCGGTAAAGCGCTGACCAACGGCCTCAACCCACTGGGCGGCATCTGGGCTCGCGAAGAGCTGATCAACCCGAAGGTCTTCCCGCCAGGTTCGACTCACTCCACCTTCGCGTCCAACCCGCTGGGTACTGCGGTCGGTCTGGAAATGTTCAAGATGACCAGCGAAGTCGACTACGGCGCCATGGTCATGGCCAAGGGCAAGTACTTCCTCGAAGGCCTGCAAGAGCTGCAGAAACGCTTCCCGATCATCGGCGACGTCGACGGCCTGGGCCTGGCCCTGCGCTGCGAAATCTGCACCACTGACGGCTTCACCCCGGACAAGGCCACCCTGGACTACATGGTCGAGGAAGGCATGAAGGGCGATATGGTGGTTGACGGTCAGAAACTGGGTCTGATCCTCGACGTGGGCGGCTACTACAAGAACGTCATCACCCTGGCTCCGTCGCTGGAAATCAGCTACGCAGAAATCGACCTGGGCCTGAAACTGCTCGAGCAGTTGCTGAACCGGGCCATGAAACGATGA